From Carassius gibelio isolate Cgi1373 ecotype wild population from Czech Republic chromosome B21, carGib1.2-hapl.c, whole genome shotgun sequence, the proteins below share one genomic window:
- the limk1b gene encoding LIM domain kinase 1 — MLKSCQDLYCRRGGKARCCVCNSVLSHWYYERDGQFFCKKDYWSRFGEQCHGCSESITTGLIMVAGKHKYHPECFLCESCGMVIGDGDSFTLVDNANLYCGQCGHQKVSMQHSAAKCSRLSHTVTSMSFPPSAESRQGLSFTVEQKDTSPLITVSQLDMHNLSPEVKPLIHVGDSILEINGISVQNIPLNEIDQLIHDTEHWLQITIEHDPKELTKQEDLSGLLGEELDQPGKLGFFPLPSSSRISPRSRNILRSCSIDKGPCSQRHAALLSHRRDINRSESLRFDPTDKTQRIFRPSDLIYGEVLGKGCFGQAIKVTHSETGEVMVIKELLQFDEETQKTFLKEVKVMRCLEHPNVLKFIGILYKDKRLNLITEYVQGGTLRDTIQKKDHPWKVRVSYAKDIAAGMAYLHSMNVIHRDLNSHNCFVQENQTVVVADFGLARLVKEEKSSSPGQVSKLNKLGRKKRYTVVGNPYWMAPEMIQGKIYDEHVDIFSFGIIVCEIIGRVYADPDDLPRTQEYGLNVNEFLKRCWSEDCPPAFFPIAVLCCALEAEKRPSFAKLEEWLENLMMHMEIRLPLMSELDKIRQAFWENHSQPKQTYGIPSAKQMENSALGRS, encoded by the exons ATGCTCAAGTCTTGTCAGGACCTGTATTGCCGGAGAGGAGGGAAGGCAAG gTGTTGTGTATGTAATTCGGTTCTTTCTCATTGGTACTATGAAAGAGATGGACAATTCTTCTGTAAGAAAGATTACTGGTCAAGATTTGGGGAGCAATGCCACGGCTGCTCAGAGTCTATCACCACCGGTCTCATTATG GTTGCTGGGAAGCATAAATACCATCCCGAGTGTTTTCTCTGTGAAAGCTGTGGCATGGTTATTGGAGATGGTGATTCTTTCACTCTAGTGGATAATGCCAATTTATACTG TGGACAATGTGGACACCAGAAGGTGTCAATGCAACACTCTGCAGCAAAATGTTCACGGCTTTCTCATACTGTGACATCGATGTCATTTCCTCCTTCTGCAGAAAGCAGACAAGGTTTATCCTTCACGGTGGAGCAGAAGGACACAAGCCCTTTGATCACTGTATCTCA ACTGGACATGCACAACCTGAGCCCTGAAGTTAAGCCTTTGATCCATGTTGGAGACAGCATTCTTGAGATCAATGGAATTTCTGTCCAGAACATTCCACTCAATGAG ATAGATCAGTTGATTCATGATACAGAGCACTGGTTACAAATCACAATTGAACATGATCCTAAAGAACTCACAAAACAAGAAGACTTATCTGGCCTACTGGGAGAAGAACTGGACCAGCCTGGAAAACTAGGTTTCTTTCCCCTTCCCAGCAGCAGTCGAATAAGCCCTAGATCCAGAAATATTCT GCGCAGCTGCAGCATTGATAAAGGTCCATGCTCGCAACGGCATGCTGCACTTCTTTCCCATAGAAGAGACATTAATCGATCAGAGTCTCTGCGTTTTGACCCCACTGACAAAACACAACGTATCTTCCGACCCTCTGACCTCATATACGGTGAAGTTTTGGGTAAAGGTTGTTTTGGACAAGCCATAAAG GTGACGCATTCGGAAACAGGTGAGGTCATGGTGATTAAGGAACTTCTTCAATTCGATGAAGAGACTCAGAAGACATTCTTGAAAGAG GTCAAAGTTATGAGATGCCTTGAACATCCTAATGTCTTAAAGTTTATCGGCATTCTCTACAAAGACAAACGACTGAACCTGATCACTGAGTATGTACAAGGAGGAACGCTGAGGGACACCATCCAGAAAAAG GATCACCCTTGGAAAGTTAGAGTGAGCTATGCCAAGGACATTGCCGCCGGAATG GCTTACCTTCATTCAATGAATGTCATTCATCGGGATCTGAACTCACACAACTGCTTTGTCCAAGAG AACCAAACAGTGGTAGTTGCAGACTTTGGTTTGGCCCGGCTTGTAAAGGAAGAAAAGAGCTCCTCTCCGGGACAAGTGTCCAAACTGAACAAGCTTGGTCGTAAAAAACGGTATACGGTGGTGGGCAACCCCTATTGGATGGCACCAGAAATGATCCAAG GAAAAATCTACGATGAACATGTTGACATTTTCTCATTTGGGATTATCGTTTGTGAG ATTATTGGAAGAGTATATGCCGATCCGGATGACCTCCCTCGCACACAGGAGTATGGACTGAATGTGAATGAATTTTTGAAGCGATGCTGGTCTGAAGATTGCCCTCCAGCTTTCTTTCCCATTGCGGTTCTTTGCTGTGCCTTGGAGGCTGAAAAACG TCCCAGTTTTGCTAAATTAGAGGAGTGGCTGGAGAACCTAATGATGCACATGGAGATTCGACTTCCTTTGATGTCAGAACTAGATAAAATCCGCCAAGCGTTTTGGGAGAACCACAGCCAGCCAAAACAAACTTACGGGATTCCATCTGCGAAACAGATGGAGAATTCAGCCTTAGGCAGAAGCTGA